aaaattttagtttctaatttctataaatttttatgattttaatccaattattaaatttggtGCTAAAGATCTTACGAGAGAGGAAGTCAGATGTATcgaaattgtaattatttgtgaaaattaaggatcaaaattgtcgtttaaaaatttcaaaaaccaaaaattatgataatttataaaaaaaaaaactatagaTTAAAAACATTCCATGAAAAATTTGgagaccaaaattaattttaattcaaagaatAGGGACTAAAAGCAAATTTAccttaaaataaactaaaaagaaagagaggtATTATGGGGTACAGCGTGGagccaaattttttatttaatttcattttttccccTCAAATTAGTAGTTTTAATAcagttattttatcaaaatattttgtctttcagctatttgtttctttattttttatttagggataattgcactttttctcttttaaaatttggtttaatttaatataaattttctgtaatttaaaaaattatatctagcgcccttgaagtttgcttacgtctaataaataaatccatatTCTAGTTAAAATCCaccgaatttattgatattaagaaaaaaatatatttaccccaatcgatttattatttatttattacaagtcatataagcctttttttttttcaaattatcttcATACGTTTTTACACATTAATGCATATAAagatgtatattttcaccattataaagGTAGGTTCGAcgaaaaaaaactatttgacctgcaataagtcaatttgcgtgtaaatatcaatttttattcagttttttggtattaatcaacaaattcaatgaattttgactaaagtatatacttatttgttaaacgaaatCAAGCTTATGGGtgatagatgtaatttctcaaaccacatgAAATCCCATATCTTAAGGGAAGGGAATGTAACTCgcttttgtttgtgtttttttctaCAATCAATACTTACATTGttcgatttattttttatttttttaaagataattttatttatttaaataaataaaatatattaaaactataaaaaaacaatgaagaaagaaaagaaaattaacctTAAATTATGCTCGTTTTTACTTTTGgcatttaaattcttttttgtgtcaacttacaatttcaaatttgtgaaatttgcactttattatatataattaattttttattgaaaaacatcacatattGTACATTTGTggaaaatatcacatcacataatcttAAATATCACACGTGCAtcacatgtgatgttttttggacaaaatattTGGTTGAAATATAGTtgcaaaatttcgtaaagttgcGATGATAAATTGGCATGATCATAGTTGCACACTTTGGTAATAAACTTAGATTTTTTCTTAAGTTTATACaaaaacatttataatttttgcccacttaattatttaaaactcTATGAAATTAACTGATCAACTaaaatctttatatttaatgactttatataatattttgataattttgcatttaaatttctattagAAGCCcaaagaatttaaattgtaataattgaaaatcacACTCTAATCATTAAACTACAGTCACACAAAACTAAAACTTTGAAcacctttttattttgaatcttttgcaaatgttataataatatatacatatgaagaatttcaaataattaaatttaaaatttatcataggGCTACAAGAaattagttcaaaattaaaagaacaataatacaatatatgaattttaaaatttgaaacactTTTCAATATGGATTTTTGTAACAATTTTAAAGAGTTAAATATTATGGATCCAAACATCATAACTACATTTTATCTACCCAataacacaacattaaatgtttccaaaaaaatatataaagaataggGTTGAGCCTTAGGatgtttgcaataattttttttttattgtggaAATAATTCATAAACTTCAGAGTATTTGagaattgaaaacaaaaaaaaaaaaaaaaaaaattaaagttagcATGTTTTAGAAATTAACTTACAAAAATGGATAGAAAattgcttataatttttattttaaatcaattcaatttaaataattttaaaataaaaattataaaagaaataacattattctaaaataattttcaagaacaaGTTGTTATCCGcttatttttaacatttgcAAACACCATCCAATTACTACGTATcacataataagtaaaatCAATAAGTGAATGACACGTATTGTGTAACTGATTCAAATTTGAGAGATAGTAAAAAGTAAtaagatatattatattctattagTAAAAAGGCAAAACTGGGAAGTTCACATCCAAATAACATTACAACACTGTGTATGAAAATTCACTCCAAAGTTAAATTTacaacaaacacatttttAATCTCAATGAAACTCTCATATTTACAGCAGTTTGCCCTTATACTAATATCAAAGGCCCTTCCAAATCCAAATCAAGTTGCCCTTCATGGCTCTACAAAGTTAAAGGAGAATTTTGAGAGCAGCTGAGGAACTCCAGATATTATGGGGCCATAAGTCTGCAGAAACACAGTAATTGGGATGTGTTAAAGTATATGGCCaaggaaataaataatctCATCTGAGTTTGAAGTAGATTGGATTCTAATCAGAACAAGGCAAGACAAGAACACCACTTCAGCCTGGGATTGGGTTGGTGCTTgtgtttgagaaatttttctttaaaatatatgttagttTGTCATACCcagaaattttttttcgtaAATTTACTTTTCATCAATTTCGCACCTACAATTGACTTTAAACCTTagaatttccaaaattttggaatatcGACTCTGTCCCACCTACCCTAAATCCTAAAAGAACATGTTACATCACCGGTcgtcattatatttattttctaaaagacAACGGATACAACTATATGTTGAGTCGTGTCCCatttctatgatttttttcccctcaCGTTTTGCACGGAAATGAATCTTTTCAAGAAATAGCTACCCATCCAATGACGGTCGTTACCTCATCATTGTCGTGAAGTTGGCAAAGTGGAACAGCAAGCAGCCTGAAGTTCTTGGGTACAATAAATCTCCTACTTGTTGGTAGCTTGACAAGAAAGAGTTTGATGCATTCCTGAAAAGATAAACATTATGGAGTCAAAAACTACAGGCAGCGGGCAAAATGTAAAAGAGCAAATATGATACAAGAAATCACTTTAGGTCTCCTTGTGTTTGGTGGCAGATATGGATAAAGTAGAGTTTCAAAGCCAGGCCTCCACCAGATTCCAAGACATTCTCCAACCTGGATACTAGGAAACATAAAAGTTGAGCAAGTTTCAGCAATTAAACACCATTTGTCACATTAAGAACCCACATACCTCCCATTCAGGACCACGACCATCTTCACCAGCAGATAACTTGCTCGAGAGCTTGCGTTTTAAGCACTCAATATCTGAAGCATAACAAGAAAGCTAATCTTTTTGAACACTGCCAAGGTTCCTTATtaatttgaagtatttattCCAATTTGATACAAGGACTCTCACTATAGTGCCTCACCTGATTCACCAGGCCGTAAGCGACCACCAGGAAGTTTGTATATGGAATTCTGCACTTGCAGCAACAAGAGATGGGGGTGTTTGAATAACTCCACCTGTAACAACTAGTTTTAGATCACCTACTTACTCAAAAAACATTGGGAAAATTCTAGTTAAGTTCTTTCTTAAGCAAAATGTAAGCCATGCCACCGCGATCTATTGGATTCACATAGCAACTAAAAAACGAAAAAGGACCACTCCTCATATGTCAGGTGAAGTTCACAGATATTGATGCATAAATGCTTAGCACAGTTGAAATGGGCATAGCAAAATGGAGGTCTATTTGAAGACAAGAAGTGAACTAGccatgaatttaattttgatattcaggtgatatatttgaaataagcATACATTCTTTAGATCCTTTTGATAGAAACACTTAAAGATTTACAGAAGGTAGTGATTTCTCCAACTTCAAGTACATGGGATAGTACATAAGCATGAGGTATATGGATAACCAAGCAAATAGAAAATGCTAAATAGTTAAAACAGAAATGGAAGCTATCTTTGCAAATGCTACAAGTCAAGTAAGTGAAAACCAATTTGCTTCCCTCAATGAAATCAGAACAAACAAACGGACTCATTAATCTTGTCATTGTGTAATCAGAACCATGGATTGGACTTTACACTCAATTTAAGTTGCAATCGTGAAAAATCtgtaaaatgactaaaatgtgACTATCATCGTGCAATCGCTCAACCGTAACACGCTCAAATCTAATACAAAATTCCCTGATCAATCTCCCTGACATCATCATAAAATACAGCTCCATCCCTTTGCAGGTGCCAACAAGTGTTTTAACTTGGTTGTCTAgtacaaaagaaacaaagaagcCAAAGGTCAAATTATCTGTCGGTTGTCTACTTCCCGAAGCCTGGCTCCAATCAATAAGCCCACAAAGAATGTACTTTTAGCGAAGAACCATCAACTAACAGAGGCCTGTGTTTGAAATGgcacatacatatacacaaTGCCCTGTAATATGAATGGCCATGAGCACATCTCTTATACACTCCACTATATAAAAGTCACGGCAAAGTGCAAGTGCAATGACCAGAACCCAAGAGTCCAAGAGAAGCCACATATTATGTGAAGCCAACCTTATCCGCTACCACCAGTACAGACAGAGGGCATAATCGCACTTACGATATCAGTAAGTCAGAAATTCCAAAAGCATCTGCTAATAGCAAAAATCCAAGAATGCCACAGTCACAATCAAGACCTCTTTGCACTCATCTTCGCAACTAACCAAGTCAATAGGATTATGCAGCTTGAGCACAATTTTACGCTATTGAATCCCAGCTTCGAAGATGACCACACTTGAATAGTAAATCAAAAACTATTTAACGACGATATCATGACCTTTTACTGAGAACAGATGAATCAACAACACAATTCTTTGCTCATCAAAACGTAAAAATCAGATAATCATTGATCCACAGaacaataataacaatagCAAGAAACGAGCAAACTGACCACGATTACAGCAGCCACGCAGTTCCTCATTCCATACGCATCATAACTgaaacccaaaaaagaaaaacaaaacctaAAACAAATCCCGACATAAAATGAAACCTACACACAAAGAACAAAACCCCACTTACTCCAAACACAAGATTCACACATACTTAGCTTTCATCCGTAGCACACGATCAGCAACAGTCTCGTTCTTGAAAGGCACCGATTCCCTGGAGCCGAAGTAGTAACAGCTGAGCGGGTAGACATCCAAGACACTGGAGTCACTGAGACTAGTCGGATGGGAATTTCCATTCTCCGTAACTGCGTTCGCATCATCCATTTGCGGGAACATAGATGAACACTGGAGGAGGAGAAGAACAGAGCAGAGCAGAGCACAAATAAAAAGCCGGGGGAAAGTGGGGTTGGGAAAAGAAACAACGTGTCTACTCCAGAAAGATTTGGAGGCTGTGAACAGTGAAATCGGCAGACGTGGATAGAGAGAATGACGCTTTTCTTTATCGTCAAAGAGCGACGACGAATTGTTCTAGAGGTATTTGGTGCTCACTACTATCTTTAGGACACATGGCTTAGTCCGTACAATTTCttgctattttaatttatttaattttggatgtaataagttaattaaaatggTGATATTCGTAGaaatttttcacgtaattgagagattaattgataattattagaaatttaaatttaattaataaataaattataaattaaatttggaatataataaaacttcaacggattaaattggagtttgtaataatatttgggagcaaattatattaattaagaaaattaggaaggacataatgggtattttagaaaaagtttaaattaaatttataaaaaagaaaagaaaaaaagagaaaggaaaatgaattAGGGGGGTGGGCCATCACCCACCGCCCAACCCCtatatatacagtaaaacctctataaattaatactctataaattaataaactctctaaaataataaaatcctccggtcccgacttgggcctttgtaaaaaatcatcaaattcgataagataataaaataataatttttcagaaaattcctttataaatattaggtcccattaaaactctaaattaataattcataaatattac
This Sesamum indicum cultivar Zhongzhi No. 13 linkage group LG5, S_indicum_v1.0, whole genome shotgun sequence DNA region includes the following protein-coding sequences:
- the LOC105161889 gene encoding pre-mRNA cleavage factor Im 25 kDa subunit 1: MFPQMDDANAVTENGNSHPTSLSDSSVLDVYPLSCYYFGSRESVPFKNETVADRVLRMKANYDAYGMRNCVAAVIVVELFKHPHLLLLQVQNSIYKLPGGRLRPGESDIECLKRKLSSKLSAGEDGRGPEWEVGECLGIWWRPGFETLLYPYLPPNTRRPKECIKLFLVKLPTSRRFIVPKNFRLLAVPLCQLHDNDETYGPIISGVPQLLSKFSFNFVEP